From Thermovenabulum gondwanense:
TGCTTATCTGAAGTAAATAGGATCATGGATAAAAGAGAAGATTCATTGTATATTTATAAAGTGGAAAACCCTAAAAATTTATCTAAAGATGTATTAGGTATATGTAAAAATCCGGAAGATATGTTTTTATAAAAATTGCAGCAAACCATATTTTGTTAAAATTTCTATAAAACTTAGATTTTATAATTAGTACAAGCTAAAGTACTAAAAATACATTTTACACGACCATTACTTTGCTGCATATAATGAAAAATTCAATCAATGAAAGCCAGAAAAAATGCATATTTTTTATATTATTTTATTGGGGTTTTTTCTTAACTATGTGGGATTTAAATTTTTATTAATTATGTTTATTTTTAACTTTTTCGTTAAGTTTTTTCTTAACTATGTGGGATTTAAATACATCATTTGGAGCGGATGGATTGAGTATAACTATGGTTTTTTCTTAACTATGTGGGATTTAAATGAAATCGTTCATGCTCTTCCCGTGCCGTGGGAACCAAGTTTTTTCTTAACTATGTGGGATTTAAATGCGACACGAGAAAGGGCTGTAATGGGACATTTCGAGATAAGGTTTTTTCTTAACTATGTGGGATTTAAATGCGGCGCGTCCGGGCTTTGCTCGGACGTTGTACTGTACTCGTTTTTTCTTAACTATGTGGGATTTAAATCGGTAGTGATATATACGTCAAATCCGGCTGCTTTTACTTTGTTTTTTCTTAACTATGTGGGATTTAAATCTGATTGACACAATTATATTCTCAAACTCATCAAAAGTTTTTTCTTAACTATGTGGGATTTAAATTGTTAGACCCAGCTACGATGTTGAAGGCAGTAGAGCTATGTTTTTTCTTAACTATGTGGGATTTAAATATGCCGGGTAATACTAACCACGCTCTTTGAGGTATCTGCTCCAGTTTTTTCTTAACTATGTGGGATTTAAATTAATTTTCACCACCCATATTTAGATTGGGAAGCTTTTTCAGTTTTTTCTTAACTATGTGGGATTTAAATGAATTCCAGAAGCTTGACTTCGGCGATAAGGTAATCTACGGTTTTTTCTTAACTATGTGGGATTTAAATGCTAATCTATCTAGCGAAGAGCAAAGACGACAGATATTACGTTTTTTCTTAACTATGTGGGATTTAAATTGGGCCTCCGCTATGGCCCGCATAACCCGGCTTTCCTGAGTTTTTTCTTAACTATGTGGGATTTAAATGTGAGATTGATAAGCTTCTGGCCGATGAAACTGTAAGTTTTTTCTTAACTATGTGGGATTTAAATTCGCATGGTCGTTGAATGCATGGCTGGCCGGAAGGAGGTTTTTTCTTAACTATGTGGGATTTAAATAGGTTAGGCGTTGTCAACATTAGTTTTCACCCCCTACGGTTTTTTCTTAACTATGTGGGATTTAAATACGGGTAAGGCCGTACTCTGCGGCCCGCAGGTCCAAATAGTTTTTTCTTAACTATGTGGGATTTAAATTAATAGCTGGAATTGTTGCAGGAATAATATTTAATTTAAGTTTTTTCTTAACTATGTGGGATTTAAATTGAAAGGAAGAG
This genomic window contains:
- the cas2 gene encoding CRISPR-associated endonuclease Cas2, which translates into the protein MFVIITYDVSESRVNKVRKVLKKYLIWTQNSVFEGVITEAKLYKCLSEVNRIMDKREDSLYIYKVENPKNLSKDVLGICKNPEDMFL